The following proteins come from a genomic window of Bacteroidales bacterium:
- a CDS encoding O-antigen ligase family protein, with protein sequence MKQIINNLRQNTLENITLFLVLLLTFLLPISKKPVPLTIILLAVFTIILLIKKKSFNKIKLTGIHIGLIVLYILYAIGIIYSENIKAGLFDIEIKMSFLALPLIMAALTQFINKDFYNKILSAFVVGMTVSVIYSFIRASYNYFQNRDISEFLYAKLSSAFHPSYFSMYLNFAIIILVYKIFANQNSYKLSKKIFLSFLVLLFFTTIILVNSKAGILISIISVFILLLQQLFKLKNKLTAISFIILCALFIIFVWSKVPTVKHRFLVSIAALEKYKLEKNINPEEGTVQRIVIWKHSVKAIKEKPLFGYGTGDLHETLDKHFKEGKFFHGITTHLNCHNQYLQTAVCIGITGLMVLLFILIALFYKGFRLKEPIIIFFALIISLHFLFESMLETQAGIIFISFFISLFGILKKENTNSLKAESF encoded by the coding sequence ATGAAACAAATAATAAATAATTTACGGCAAAACACACTCGAAAACATAACTCTATTTTTAGTTTTGTTATTAACTTTTTTGCTCCCTATAAGCAAAAAGCCCGTTCCTCTTACAATTATTTTATTAGCTGTTTTCACAATAATTTTATTGATTAAAAAAAAATCATTTAATAAAATTAAGCTAACCGGCATTCACATTGGGCTAATTGTGCTATACATCTTGTATGCCATAGGTATAATCTATTCTGAAAACATAAAAGCAGGCTTGTTTGACATTGAAATTAAAATGAGTTTCCTTGCTTTGCCGCTAATTATGGCAGCACTTACTCAATTTATCAATAAAGATTTTTACAATAAAATATTATCAGCCTTTGTTGTAGGGATGACTGTTAGCGTTATTTATAGCTTTATAAGAGCATCTTATAATTATTTTCAAAACAGAGATATTTCAGAGTTTTTATATGCAAAATTATCATCAGCTTTTCATCCTTCGTATTTCTCTATGTATTTGAATTTTGCAATAATAATATTAGTTTATAAAATTTTTGCAAATCAAAATTCATATAAATTATCAAAAAAAATATTTCTTTCATTTTTAGTTTTATTATTTTTTACAACCATCATTTTAGTTAACTCTAAAGCTGGAATTCTGATTTCCATAATATCAGTATTTATTTTGCTATTGCAACAACTTTTCAAGCTAAAAAACAAACTAACTGCCATTAGCTTTATTATATTATGTGCTTTATTCATCATATTTGTATGGAGTAAGGTGCCAACAGTAAAACATCGATTTTTGGTTTCAATTGCTGCATTAGAAAAATACAAATTGGAAAAAAATATAAATCCTGAAGAAGGAACTGTGCAAAGGATTGTTATTTGGAAACATAGTGTTAAAGCGATTAAAGAAAAGCCTTTGTTTGGCTACGGCACTGGAGATTTGCATGAAACATTAGATAAGCATTTCAAAGAAGGCAAATTTTTTCATGGTATAACTACACATTTAAATTGTCATAATCAATATTTGCAAACTGCTGTATGCATCGGCATTACAGGGCTGATGGTTTTATTATTTATTTTAATCGCATTATTTTATAAAGGATTTAGGCTTAAAGAGCCTATCATTATTTTCTTTGCATTAATTATTTCATTGCATTTCTTGTTTGAATCAATGCTAGAAACGCAAGCAGGAATAATTTTTATTTCATTTTTTATATCGCTTTTTGGAATATTGAAAAAGGAAAATACTAATTCGTTAAAAGCAGAAAGTTTTTAG